GGCGATGGCCGACACCAGATCCGTGCCGGACCCCCGCACCGTCGAGTTCAACCGGCGCCGCGCCGGTCTGCTCTGACCACCTCACCCAGGAGCCCCATGCACACCGTCCTCGAGCCCGCACACCTGCGCAACGTCCTCGGCAACTACCCGACCGGTGTGAGTGTCATCACCGCCACCGCCCCGGACGGCCAAGCCCTCGCGATGGTGGTCGGGACGTTCACCTCGGTGTCGCTCGAGCCGCCGCTGATCGCCTTCCTCCCGCAGAAGTCCTCGTCCTCGTTCGCGGACCTGCGAGCCTGCGACCGCTTCGTCGTGAACGTCCTGGCGCACGACCAGGAGGACGTCGTGCGGCGACTGTCCCGGTCCGACCGGACGAAGATGGACGCCGAGTCGTGGCACCCCTCTCCGAGCGGAGCCCCCATCCTCGACGGCGTCGTCGCGGCGATCGAATGCGACTTCCACGACGTCATCGAGGCCGGCGACCACTACATCGCCCTCGGGAACGTCCGCTCCCTGCGGACCGTCCGGCCGACGAACCCGCTGCTCTTCTTCCGGGGCGGGTACGGCGAATTCGCGGCGAAGTCGATCGTCGTCCCCGACGGGCGCGGCCTCTCGGAGGCGGTAGGGCGGGCACAGGCCCTGCGAGCAGATCTGGAGGACGGCGCACGCAGACTCGGCGGCGAGCTCACCGTGTTCGCGCGCATCGTCTCGGATTCGGTCGC
The sequence above is a segment of the Microbacterium caowuchunii genome. Coding sequences within it:
- a CDS encoding flavin reductase family protein; this encodes MHTVLEPAHLRNVLGNYPTGVSVITATAPDGQALAMVVGTFTSVSLEPPLIAFLPQKSSSSFADLRACDRFVVNVLAHDQEDVVRRLSRSDRTKMDAESWHPSPSGAPILDGVVAAIECDFHDVIEAGDHYIALGNVRSLRTVRPTNPLLFFRGGYGEFAAKSIVVPDGRGLSEAVGRAQALRADLEDGARRLGGELTVFARIVSDSVAVASATGAGSETVTALGVRYPVVPPIGALYVAWSPESEQEAWSGKAVGASPEQRAAYHRHLADIRECGWAASFVPDDEGDEGLLPDEITRRMATSAFVLDVRDIEPDRRYRLTGLMAPVFLHGGRAPELMIRQLLYPAVEVTGEVVLQRGAALKAFAEQASARLSTAAAA